In the Catenovulum adriaticum genome, AGTTTGTCTAGATTTAATTCGTTAGGTTGTGGTATGTTGTTAACACGTTAATTACATTTTTTATTCGTTGTAGCCTGTAGGTTGGTATATGTCTGAGTTGGCGTTTGAGTTTGATAAAAATAATAATAAATTATTGCTGATCTCCTCTTGCATAGAAGGGGAAAAATTACCCACAGATGCAATTGTTAGAGAGCAATTTGAGCAGTCTAAATTTCAATCTTTATATTATTTGCCTGAAGAAGCCTCAAAAGCGGTTGCTTTATTGACCCAATACATGACTGCTAAACAATTTGGTAAACCAGTGCGCTTTGTAGTGGCAGAAGTGCGGCCTGCAAAAATAAAGATTCGTTTATCAGCAGATAATATGTCGGCCACTGCGGAGTTAACAGCAGCGTTTGGAGGACAAAACTTAACAGATAAACAAATTGTACGCTGTGCCGCAAAAATGGGCGTGGTGATGGGGCTGGATTTAGAAGCAATTAAAGGTTTAGCAAAAGATGCGCAAGTAGGGTCGCAGGGTAAAACTTATCAGAAAGTGATCGCAAAAGGGCAAATGCCGTTAAATGGCAATGATAGCACCTTTGAGCGCTTGACTAAAACAGCTACAGAACGTGTATTACAACCTCAAGAAACCGATAACGGTAAAGTCGATATGCGTGACTTAGGCTCTTTAGTTTCAGTTAAACCTAATGATCCTTTAATGCGCAGACACCCACCCACAAAAGGGCGAGCTGGGTTTGATGTTAAAGGCAATGCTGTATTAGCTCAGCCTGGTGAATGTATCGCATTTGACGTTGGTCCCGGAGCTGTCGTTTCCTCTGAAGATAGTAACCTATTAGTTGCTGAGATTCCCGGCATTCCTTATATATTGGAACAGGGTGCACGGGTTGATAATGTTTTAGAGCTAGAGAAAGTAGATGTTTCTACTGGACACATTAATTTTGAAGGTGGGGTAATTGTTAATGGGGATGTGTCTGAAGGCATGAAATTAAAAGCCAGTGGTAATGTTACCGTGGGCGGTTTTATTGAGAATGCGTCAATTGAAATTGATGGCGATTTAACCGTTATGAAAGGCATTATTGGTCGTAAAATTTCAGATGATTCAGATCCTGAAACAACGGATTACCACTGTAATGTTAAAGTATCGGGCAACCTGTGTGCCAAATATATTCAAAATTCGGCTTTAGTCGTTAAAAAGCAAGTGCAATTTCAAGGTCAAATATTGCATTCTCGGATTTTCGCTCAGAGTATATACGGAGGCACTGAAAAGGCAGCAGTAGGTAAAATTGTAGGTGGTTTTTATGAAGTGACGCAAGGCGTGCGTTGTGCAACCATTGGCGCACTAGCATCCACTAACACTACCTTTCATTTATTTCCGGAATTAGCTCAGAAGCAAGATAAAAAACAAACCTTGTTAAAACTGCGAAAAGAGAAAGAAGATATTTTGTCTGAAATTAAAGCTGCCTGGGAGTTTTTACGAGAAGGCAATGAGCAGGAAAATAAAGCTGAATTAATTGAACAAACCATCAACTCTTATAAAGTGCATGATAAAGAATTAAAAAAGTATTCGCGCGCAGTTGTTCATCTAACGCATCAAATTGAAAAGCAAATGCACAGCGTTTATATCCAAGCGAGTCGAGAATTTTTTAGTAAAACGCATTTAAAATTAGGTCAAGTGCACTTTGTCACGCAAGATGATTTAAAAAATGTGAAATACGGTTTTCGGGATGGCCAATTCACCCGAATTTAGCAAGTATTCACTCAATGCTTGGTCAGGTAAGCTGGCTCAATTATTCACTGAAGTCGTCAAAATAGCTTCCAGTCTTGGCTATTGCTTGAACGAGCGGGTATGCACTGCTCTCGTACGTAATGTTCAACGATATCAGTGATAATTAACGTGCGCTGACGCGGACAGAAAAATCCATAAACATCTTTTTCAAAATCGCTGTCTATAGCGGTCGACATCTTGTACAAAGTACCCACGGCGGTTTCTTCTACTCTAAAGGGCAACTTGACGATAAAGTCGCGCTCTAGCCACCAAATTAAATTCATATGTTCGTCGGTTGCAATGTCAGCCATTCGCTTTCTCAGCGTATCCCCTTCAACAAACCGTCGGTTTTTAAACGGGCCAACCCAATTGACATTGATGGGTTTTACACTTGTACCAATTTGTTTTAACTCGGCAGTTAAGCTTGAATCAGGCCGCTTTAAATCAATAATAAATTGCGCTCTTGATGGATCGCTGAATGAGTCTATTTTGGCCTTAAGCGAGGTATAAAAATTACTAAACCCTTCAGCAGTTTTAGTTCCTGAACTGCGCTGTGCTTCACCACCGCTTAGATTAGTGTCGCGAGATAAAAAAGGAGATTCACTTACCGCAAGGTAAATACCTAAAAATATTAAAATAAGTGCGGCAGTAATATGCCTTATCCAAAACCACATGGTGTGTGTACCCAAATCCTTGTTTG is a window encoding:
- a CDS encoding TcpQ domain-containing protein, translated to MWFWIRHITAALILIFLGIYLAVSESPFLSRDTNLSGGEAQRSSGTKTAEGFSNFYTSLKAKIDSFSDPSRAQFIIDLKRPDSSLTAELKQIGTSVKPINVNWVGPFKNRRFVEGDTLRKRMADIATDEHMNLIWWLERDFIVKLPFRVEETAVGTLYKMSTAIDSDFEKDVYGFFCPRQRTLIITDIVEHYVREQCIPARSSNSQDWKLF
- a CDS encoding DUF342 domain-containing protein, with the translated sequence MSELAFEFDKNNNKLLLISSCIEGEKLPTDAIVREQFEQSKFQSLYYLPEEASKAVALLTQYMTAKQFGKPVRFVVAEVRPAKIKIRLSADNMSATAELTAAFGGQNLTDKQIVRCAAKMGVVMGLDLEAIKGLAKDAQVGSQGKTYQKVIAKGQMPLNGNDSTFERLTKTATERVLQPQETDNGKVDMRDLGSLVSVKPNDPLMRRHPPTKGRAGFDVKGNAVLAQPGECIAFDVGPGAVVSSEDSNLLVAEIPGIPYILEQGARVDNVLELEKVDVSTGHINFEGGVIVNGDVSEGMKLKASGNVTVGGFIENASIEIDGDLTVMKGIIGRKISDDSDPETTDYHCNVKVSGNLCAKYIQNSALVVKKQVQFQGQILHSRIFAQSIYGGTEKAAVGKIVGGFYEVTQGVRCATIGALASTNTTFHLFPELAQKQDKKQTLLKLRKEKEDILSEIKAAWEFLREGNEQENKAELIEQTINSYKVHDKELKKYSRAVVHLTHQIEKQMHSVYIQASREFFSKTHLKLGQVHFVTQDDLKNVKYGFRDGQFTRI